A genome region from Nocardia sp. NBC_01730 includes the following:
- a CDS encoding winged helix DNA-binding domain-containing protein, with the protein MTELSLRELNRTLLVRQKLVERVALTPFELVRHLVAVQGQEPNWPYVGLWTRLAQFRHDELAALLRDRKLVRSTMLRRTVHLADGADFRWLRPTVQPVVDAALKAPYYRDEIDGVDLDELGAAGRELLAGQRLSRSDLGKLLAERFPDRHTRRLAETVELLVPMAHGPETGAWGRWRNRSVTVGLAEEWLAAPMAAEPRPETLVLRYLAAFGPATVADMQAWAGITRLAEVVDEMRTRLRVFTDDQHRVLFDLPDAPLAEPDLPVPVRFLPAFDNVLLGHKDRRRIISEEDRRRVAEEASAGVPMYLVDGFVHGCWSIEDATLRVIPWHPLSACDEAALRAEAEDLLSFVVVGRDGTVVIEG; encoded by the coding sequence ATGACGGAACTATCGCTGCGCGAGCTGAATCGGACGCTGTTGGTCCGCCAGAAACTGGTGGAGCGGGTCGCGCTGACTCCGTTCGAGCTCGTCCGGCACCTGGTCGCCGTGCAGGGCCAGGAGCCCAACTGGCCCTACGTCGGACTGTGGACCAGGCTCGCGCAATTCCGGCACGACGAGCTGGCCGCACTGCTGCGCGACCGTAAGCTGGTTCGCTCCACCATGCTCCGCCGCACCGTGCACCTAGCGGACGGCGCGGACTTCCGGTGGTTGCGTCCGACGGTGCAACCGGTTGTCGATGCCGCGCTGAAGGCGCCCTACTACCGCGACGAGATCGACGGCGTCGACCTGGACGAGCTCGGGGCGGCCGGGCGTGAGCTGCTGGCCGGACAGCGCCTCAGCCGCAGCGATCTGGGCAAGTTGCTCGCCGAGCGTTTCCCGGACCGGCATACGCGCAGGCTGGCCGAAACTGTGGAGCTGCTGGTCCCGATGGCGCACGGCCCGGAGACGGGCGCGTGGGGGCGCTGGCGTAATCGGTCTGTGACGGTCGGTCTGGCGGAGGAATGGCTCGCGGCGCCGATGGCTGCCGAGCCGCGGCCGGAGACGCTGGTGCTGCGCTACCTGGCCGCCTTCGGCCCCGCCACCGTCGCCGACATGCAGGCGTGGGCGGGCATCACCCGGCTGGCCGAGGTCGTCGACGAGATGCGTACGCGGCTGCGGGTGTTCACCGACGATCAGCATCGTGTGCTGTTCGACCTACCGGACGCGCCTTTGGCGGAGCCGGATCTGCCGGTGCCCGTGCGCTTCCTGCCTGCCTTCGACAACGTGCTGCTCGGCCACAAGGACCGCCGCCGGATCATCAGCGAGGAAGATCGCCGACGCGTCGCCGAGGAGGCCTCCGCGGGCGTGCCGATGTATCTGGTGGACGGCTTTGTGCACGGATGTTGGTCGATCGAAGACGCCACCCTGCGCGTCATCCCGTGGCACCCGCTGTCCGCGTGCGACGAGGCGGCGCTGCGCGCCGAAGCGGAGGACCTGCTGTCGTTCGTCGTCGTGGGCCGGGACGGCACGGTCGTCATCGAGGGCTGA